In a genomic window of Streptococcus mitis NCTC 12261:
- a CDS encoding DNA cytosine methyltransferase, which yields MIEVVDLFSGAGGLTFGFQNTIKNNKFVSRNDFNIRFANEFNHDAAEAFRQNYPRVTMIEEDIANIDEHFLKSKGISSKRVDLVIGGPPCQSFSTVGKRQYDKRAKMYREYRRILSFIQPKMFVFENVFGLLTMKNEQNGPIIRNVKESFNDLSSFGDVSGYDVFTKLINAKDFGVPQNRERVFLIGIRKDLKIKFEWTFPEETTLNNEITLRDAISDLPILGNNEQKNNYICEPRTEYQALLKGNQTELLNHVSRNHGERLQKIMRALEEGQGKNDINRMVEDGILDKDLYLTSGYNNTYGRLWWDRPSTTITNNLSTPSSLRCIHPEQNRALTAREGARIQSFPDNYKFVGGLQAINTQIGNAVPPILSIHLANRIKNFFEENKL from the coding sequence ATGATAGAAGTTGTAGACTTATTTTCTGGTGCTGGAGGATTGACTTTTGGCTTTCAGAATACAATTAAAAATAATAAATTTGTTTCCAGAAATGACTTTAACATTAGATTTGCAAATGAATTCAATCATGATGCAGCAGAAGCTTTCAGACAAAATTATCCTAGAGTTACTATGATTGAGGAAGATATTGCTAATATAGATGAACATTTTTTAAAATCCAAAGGAATCAGTTCAAAAAGAGTTGATTTAGTTATTGGTGGACCACCTTGTCAGTCATTTAGTACGGTTGGTAAGAGACAATATGATAAAAGAGCTAAAATGTATAGAGAATATCGAAGAATACTTTCTTTTATCCAACCTAAGATGTTTGTTTTTGAAAATGTTTTTGGACTTTTAACTATGAAAAATGAACAGAACGGCCCAATCATTAGAAATGTAAAAGAAAGTTTTAATGATTTATCAAGCTTTGGTGATGTCAGTGGTTATGACGTTTTTACTAAATTAATTAATGCAAAAGATTTTGGTGTTCCTCAAAATAGAGAACGTGTTTTTTTGATAGGAATAAGAAAGGATTTAAAAATTAAGTTCGAGTGGACATTCCCAGAAGAAACTACCCTAAACAATGAAATTACATTAAGAGATGCAATTAGTGATTTACCTATATTAGGAAATAATGAACAAAAAAATAATTATATATGTGAACCAAGAACAGAGTACCAAGCTTTATTAAAAGGAAATCAAACCGAGCTACTTAATCATGTTAGTCGAAATCATGGTGAGAGATTACAAAAAATAATGAGAGCTCTTGAAGAGGGGCAAGGAAAAAACGATATTAATAGGATGGTAGAAGATGGTATTTTAGATAAAGATTTATACCTGACTTCTGGCTATAATAATACTTACGGTAGATTGTGGTGGGATAGACCTTCTACTACTATTACAAATAATTTGTCAACACCATCCTCTCTTCGTTGCATTCATCCTGAACAAAACCGAGCTTTGACGGCTAGAGAAGGGGCAAGAATTCAATCTTTTCCAGATAATTATAAATTTGTAGGTGGATTGCAAGCTATCAATACTCAAATTGGGAATGCTGTCCCCCCTATTTTGAGTATTCATCTGGCTAATAGAATAAAAAATTTTTTCGAGGAAAATAAATTATAA
- a CDS encoding ATP-binding protein: MYTNNWSAISELIANGLDAGATNVKLYIESIDKENSILEILDNGSGMSYEDLSTKYALIGRNRRISNEEFSEKTKGRKGIGKLATLFLSKKYYIVSKKGGTETAWMLDSTNASDSDIPELIRVDINDVSIENRSVWDSFESGTLIKSVGVNLAGFAEGKLDSLKMNLANYYLLNNIGAVIEVAYKTKAKQKIEFSKVSKVIGFKNLYAFFQTSEGIVENKLLNDSVKINADLEQVSNKLRKVKKLNPSDITKINLKGKRKFITLQGYAKEFNYELTGWIGIHSTINMVEAAENTKNDPNNRFIRNSVYKANQLRLYVRDKLAVSDFMPQLNNTQAFSNYIEGEISFDILDNDYLEDISTSNREGLSGNDERITLLIELLKPIVNKLISERVNVGGVVRKEVEKIRQEEKEKSERKEQLAEEKRKQAEENKRIAEQQRQEADLARKLAETKQKEAEIARDIAEEESKRKDVLIGSNNSAQQNLLAHELTGVYKNIDSVNKKIVADFKSTDDFERVSEYVVSLKKSSGKLFTIKNQILKLNTSEVKGRKYINVKSYIKSYLNSLSYKNLEIIIDFSNNPHTSRVHIFDLGMILDNFIINAMDQLADKIIFKFIDEENRLVITSNKPLSSEIVNKDDIFRLGFTTKENGTGVGMYIIRQTCKKFKWEIKVVSNTEETSFIIELGDN, encoded by the coding sequence ATGTATACTAATAATTGGAGCGCAATATCTGAATTAATAGCTAATGGTTTAGATGCTGGTGCAACAAATGTCAAGCTCTATATAGAATCTATCGATAAAGAGAATTCGATATTAGAGATTTTAGATAATGGCAGTGGAATGAGCTATGAAGATTTATCTACTAAGTACGCCTTGATTGGTAGAAATAGACGTATATCAAACGAGGAATTCTCTGAGAAGACAAAGGGAAGAAAAGGTATAGGAAAATTAGCGACATTATTTTTGTCAAAAAAATATTATATAGTTTCTAAGAAGGGAGGAACTGAAACAGCTTGGATGTTAGACTCTACAAATGCATCTGATAGCGATATTCCTGAATTAATTCGTGTTGACATTAATGATGTATCTATTGAAAATAGAAGTGTTTGGGATTCGTTTGAGTCGGGGACTTTGATAAAATCGGTTGGAGTTAATTTAGCTGGATTTGCAGAGGGAAAGCTAGATTCTTTAAAGATGAATTTGGCTAATTATTACTTGTTAAACAATATTGGTGCAGTTATCGAAGTGGCGTACAAGACTAAAGCAAAACAGAAGATAGAATTTTCAAAAGTTTCTAAAGTAATTGGATTTAAAAATTTGTATGCTTTTTTTCAAACTTCTGAAGGTATCGTTGAAAACAAATTGTTAAATGACTCAGTGAAAATAAATGCAGATTTAGAACAAGTATCCAACAAATTACGTAAGGTAAAAAAATTAAATCCATCAGATATTACTAAAATAAATTTAAAAGGAAAAAGAAAATTTATAACTTTACAAGGATATGCAAAGGAATTTAATTATGAATTAACTGGTTGGATAGGAATCCACAGTACAATTAATATGGTGGAAGCAGCTGAAAATACAAAAAATGATCCCAATAATAGATTTATAAGGAATTCTGTTTATAAGGCTAATCAGCTAAGACTTTATGTTAGAGATAAATTGGCAGTATCAGATTTTATGCCACAGTTAAATAATACTCAAGCATTTAGTAATTATATAGAAGGGGAAATCTCATTTGATATTTTAGACAATGATTATTTGGAGGATATTTCAACTTCAAATCGTGAAGGATTATCAGGAAATGATGAAAGGATAACTTTATTGATTGAACTGCTAAAACCAATTGTTAATAAGTTGATAAGTGAACGTGTTAATGTTGGTGGTGTAGTTCGCAAAGAAGTGGAAAAAATTCGACAAGAAGAAAAAGAGAAATCAGAAAGAAAAGAGCAACTTGCAGAGGAAAAAAGGAAGCAAGCAGAAGAAAATAAAAGAATTGCAGAACAGCAACGTCAGGAGGCTGATTTAGCTAGAAAATTGGCAGAGACAAAACAAAAAGAAGCAGAAATAGCTAGAGACATAGCAGAGGAGGAAAGTAAAAGAAAGGATGTTTTAATTGGAAGTAATAATTCTGCGCAACAAAATTTGCTGGCTCATGAATTAACTGGAGTGTATAAAAACATAGATTCAGTAAATAAAAAAATTGTTGCAGATTTTAAATCGACAGATGATTTTGAACGAGTGAGCGAGTATGTTGTTAGTCTAAAAAAATCTTCTGGAAAATTATTTACAATAAAAAACCAAATTCTCAAATTAAATACTTCGGAAGTAAAAGGAAGGAAATACATTAATGTCAAAAGTTATATAAAGAGTTACTTAAACAGTCTGTCTTATAAAAATTTAGAGATTATAATTGATTTTTCAAATAATCCTCATACTTCCAGAGTACATATTTTTGATTTAGGTATGATACTAGATAATTTTATTATAAATGCTATGGATCAACTAGCAGACAAAATTATATTTAAATTCATAGATGAAGAAAATAGATTAGTTATAACTTCTAATAAGCCATTATCTTCTGAAATAGTAAATAAGGACGATATTTTTAGATTAGGATTTACTACTAAAGAAAATGGAACAGGAGTTGGAATGTACATAATTAGACAAACTTGTAAAAAATTTAAATGGGAAATTAAAGTGGTTTCAAATACGGAAGAAACAAGCTTTATAATTGAATTAGGTGATAATTAG
- a CDS encoding DNA cytosine methyltransferase has translation MTNSVSLNRPEKYNIAAFFSGVGGIELGFEQTNEFRVVYANEFDKYARQTYQLNHPDTFLDGRDIHDVQPEDIPAERVDVIMGGFPCQAFSIAGYRKGFDDDRGDLFFELLRMIEGRKPRAIFIENVKNMVGHDHGNTFKVIREALTENNYFIKWKVLNGKDYGNIPQNRERIYIVGFDTKEAYDLFEFPEEIKLTTTLQDVINFGDKLDEVYYYREGKQNFYDQLKFEVTSQDTVYQWRRQYVRENKNGVVPTLTANMGTGGHNVPLILTDSGEIRKLTPKETFNVQGYPKSFKIPEGVSNGQLYKQAGNSVVVPVIKRIAENIAKALNESQGHSQLDRSGKFAIIYTKMNGQFEGQSYVKDFVDSYDQALEKIKACDDGLALLSDEDYLRLVKKRGNLEFYSIN, from the coding sequence ATGACAAATTCTGTAAGTTTGAACCGACCTGAGAAGTACAACATTGCAGCTTTCTTCTCAGGTGTTGGAGGGATTGAGTTGGGATTTGAACAGACCAACGAGTTCAGAGTGGTGTATGCCAATGAATTTGATAAGTATGCGCGTCAGACTTATCAGTTAAACCATCCAGATACCTTTTTGGATGGTCGTGATATTCACGATGTTCAGCCAGAGGACATCCCGGCTGAGCGCGTGGATGTGATTATGGGAGGTTTCCCTTGTCAGGCCTTTAGTATTGCGGGTTATCGTAAGGGCTTTGATGATGATCGTGGCGATCTTTTCTTTGAGTTGCTTCGCATGATTGAGGGGCGTAAACCTCGCGCTATTTTCATAGAAAACGTCAAAAACATGGTCGGTCATGACCATGGCAATACCTTCAAGGTTATTCGTGAAGCCTTGACGGAGAACAACTACTTCATTAAGTGGAAGGTTCTCAATGGGAAAGACTACGGAAATATCCCACAAAACCGTGAGCGGATCTACATTGTCGGTTTTGATACTAAGGAAGCTTATGACTTGTTTGAATTCCCAGAGGAAATCAAGCTGACTACGACTCTTCAAGACGTCATTAACTTTGGCGATAAGCTAGATGAGGTCTACTACTATCGTGAAGGTAAGCAGAATTTCTACGACCAGTTGAAGTTTGAAGTCACCAGTCAAGATACAGTTTACCAGTGGCGCCGTCAGTATGTCCGTGAAAATAAAAATGGCGTTGTCCCTACCCTAACAGCCAATATGGGAACAGGTGGACATAACGTTCCATTGATTCTGACAGATAGTGGTGAGATTCGTAAGTTGACTCCCAAAGAGACCTTTAATGTTCAAGGCTATCCTAAATCATTTAAAATCCCAGAAGGGGTTTCCAATGGTCAGCTCTACAAGCAGGCTGGAAATAGTGTAGTCGTTCCCGTGATTAAACGCATCGCGGAGAATATTGCCAAGGCTTTGAACGAAAGCCAAGGACATTCTCAACTTGACCGCTCAGGAAAATTTGCCATTATCTACACCAAGATGAATGGCCAGTTTGAAGGGCAATCCTATGTCAAGGACTTTGTAGATAGCTATGACCAGGCACTTGAAAAAATCAAGGCTTGTGATGATGGTTTAGCTCTTCTGTCAGATGAAGACTATTTGAGACTTGTAAAAAAACGAGGTAATCTCGAATTTTACAGTATTAATTAA
- the rpoE gene encoding DNA-directed RNA polymerase subunit delta, whose translation MELEVFAGQEKSELSMIEVARAILELRGRDHEMHFSDLVNEIQNYLGTSNSDIREALPLFYTELNFDGSFISLGDNKWGLRSWYGVDEIDEEIIALEENDDDEVAPKAKKKRVNAFMDGDSDAIDYNADDPEDEDAYEADPALSYDDENPDDEKNEVEAYDAEINEIAPDDLGEDVDLNEEDDEFSDDDAENIEE comes from the coding sequence TTGGAATTAGAAGTATTTGCTGGGCAAGAAAAAAGTGAACTATCTATGATTGAGGTAGCGCGTGCTATCTTGGAACTTCGTGGTCGAGACCATGAGATGCATTTTAGCGATCTTGTAAACGAAATTCAAAACTACCTTGGGACATCAAACAGCGATATCCGTGAAGCCTTGCCTTTGTTCTACACAGAGTTGAACTTTGACGGTAGCTTCATCTCACTTGGAGACAACAAATGGGGGCTTCGTTCATGGTATGGTGTAGACGAAATCGACGAAGAAATCATCGCTCTTGAAGAAAATGATGACGATGAAGTAGCACCAAAAGCTAAGAAAAAACGTGTCAATGCCTTCATGGACGGCGATTCAGATGCTATTGACTACAATGCAGATGATCCAGAAGATGAAGACGCATACGAAGCAGATCCAGCTCTTTCATACGATGATGAAAATCCAGATGATGAGAAAAATGAAGTGGAAGCTTACGATGCAGAAATCAACGAAATCGCTCCAGATGACTTGGGTGAAGATGTGGATCTTAACGAAGAAGACGACGAGTTTTCAGATGATGATGCTGAAAACATCGAGGAATAA
- a CDS encoding CTP synthase → MSTKYIFVTGGVVSSIGKGIVAASLGRLLKNRGLKVTIQKFDPYINIDPGTMSPYQHGEVFVTDDGAETDLDLGHYERFIDINLNKYSNVTTGKIYSEVLRKERRGEYLGATVQVIPHITDALKEKIKRAALTTDSDVIITEVGGTVGDIESLPFLEALRQMKADVGADNVMYIHTTLLPYLKAAGEMKTKPTQHSVKELRGLGIQPNMLVIRTEEPAGQGIKNKLAQFCDVAPEAVIESLDVEHLYQIPLNLQAQGMDQIVCDHLKLDAPVADMTEWSAMVDKVMNLKKQVKISLVGKYVELQDAYISVVEALKHSGYANDAEVKINWINANDVTAENVAELLSDADGIIVPGGFGQRGTEGKIQAIRYARENDVPMLGVCLGMQLTCIEFARHVLGLEGANSAELAPETKYPIIDIMRDQIDVEDMGGTLRLGLYPSKLKRGSKAAAAYHNQEVVQRRHRHRYEFNNAFREQFEAAGFVFSGVSPDNRLVEIVEIPENKFFVACQYHPELSSRPNRPEELYTAFVTAAVENSN, encoded by the coding sequence ATGTCTACGAAATATATTTTTGTAACTGGTGGTGTGGTATCGTCTATTGGGAAAGGGATTGTCGCAGCGAGTCTAGGCCGTCTCTTGAAAAATCGTGGTCTCAAAGTAACCATTCAAAAGTTTGATCCTTATATCAATATCGATCCGGGAACTATGAGTCCTTACCAGCACGGGGAAGTTTTTGTGACAGATGACGGAGCTGAGACAGATTTGGACTTGGGTCACTATGAACGTTTCATCGATATCAATCTTAACAAATATTCCAACGTGACTACTGGTAAAATTTACAGTGAAGTTCTTCGTAAGGAACGTCGTGGAGAATACCTTGGGGCAACTGTTCAGGTTATTCCTCATATCACAGATGCTTTAAAAGAAAAAATCAAGCGTGCCGCTCTAACGACTGATTCTGATGTCATTATCACAGAGGTTGGTGGAACTGTTGGGGATATTGAGTCCTTGCCATTCTTAGAGGCCCTTCGTCAGATGAAGGCGGATGTGGGTGCGGATAATGTCATGTATATCCATACAACCCTGCTTCCTTACCTCAAGGCTGCTGGTGAAATGAAGACCAAACCAACTCAACACTCTGTAAAAGAATTGCGTGGATTGGGAATCCAGCCAAATATGTTGGTTATTCGTACAGAAGAGCCAGCTGGTCAAGGAATTAAAAACAAACTGGCCCAGTTCTGTGATGTGGCACCAGAAGCCGTTATCGAATCGTTGGATGTTGAGCACCTTTACCAAATTCCATTGAACTTGCAGGCACAAGGTATGGACCAAATTGTCTGTGACCATTTGAAATTAGATGCACCAGTAGCGGATATGACAGAATGGTCAGCTATGGTAGACAAGGTCATGAACCTCAAGAAACAAGTTAAAATTTCCCTTGTCGGTAAGTATGTGGAGTTGCAGGATGCCTACATCTCTGTAGTTGAAGCTTTGAAACACTCTGGTTATGCCAACGACGCAGAAGTTAAAATCAATTGGATCAATGCCAATGATGTGACAGCAGAGAATGTGGCAGAACTCTTGTCTGATGCGGATGGAATCATCGTACCAGGTGGATTTGGTCAACGTGGTACGGAAGGGAAAATCCAAGCCATCCGCTATGCGCGTGAGAATGATGTTCCAATGTTGGGAGTCTGCTTGGGAATGCAGTTGACATGTATCGAGTTTGCTCGTCACGTTTTGGGTCTTGAAGGTGCCAATTCAGCAGAACTTGCACCAGAAACAAAATATCCTATCATTGATATCATGCGTGATCAGATTGATGTTGAGGATATGGGGGGAACCCTTCGCTTGGGACTTTATCCATCTAAGTTGAAGCGTGGATCTAAGGCAGCGGCTGCTTATCACAATCAAGAAGTGGTGCAACGCCGTCACCGTCACCGTTATGAGTTTAACAACGCCTTCCGTGAGCAGTTTGAGGCAGCAGGCTTTGTCTTCTCAGGTGTTTCTCCAGACAATCGTTTGGTCGAAATTGTGGAAATTCCTGAAAATAAATTCTTTGTAGCGTGTCAGTATCACCCTGAACTGTCAAGCCGTCCAAATCGTCCAGAAGAACTCTACACTGCCTTTGTCACTGCAGCAGTTGAGAACAGTAATTAG
- a CDS encoding N-acetylmuramoyl-L-alanine amidase family protein — protein MKKITLFGLSLAGLALLVSPHSGQAFELKEEWVVKCGVQYQDGKILRFNNGHEVDIKVLDLPKTEKIEWTVSLNGQDQTVNFLGQEKDKSMIGEEGRYLNFYVPYGYRGDIKVEAKSGNEVKTWSTKVVDDIHNDSGKRGYYRIEESNDQYTYLDAKWDYQTKTYTATLPETVNGQKVFAWTDYDNGELKLEKLKSISHKYDGGSFKELYPIVKAESWLKSNQNWYYQKQGQLVQNTWVKDKGTWYFMNDKGVMFNQTWLYQGGNWYAFKSSGAMIASDWLYDQGKWYYLSTSGAMKASAWVYDKGEWYYVSSSGAMLANDWVKDNGKWYYLSSSGKMLRNTYTPDGYYVGNSGAWQ, from the coding sequence ATGAAAAAAATCACACTATTTGGTTTGTCTCTAGCAGGTTTAGCTTTGCTAGTTTCACCTCATTCAGGGCAGGCATTTGAGCTTAAAGAAGAATGGGTTGTTAAGTGTGGAGTACAGTATCAAGATGGCAAGATTCTTCGGTTTAACAATGGTCATGAAGTGGATATCAAAGTCTTGGATTTGCCAAAAACCGAGAAAATCGAGTGGACAGTTAGTCTCAATGGTCAAGATCAGACTGTCAATTTCCTAGGTCAAGAAAAGGACAAGTCTATGATCGGGGAAGAAGGGCGTTACCTGAATTTTTATGTTCCATATGGCTATAGAGGAGATATCAAGGTAGAGGCCAAGAGCGGAAACGAAGTGAAGACCTGGTCAACGAAAGTTGTGGATGATATTCATAATGATAGTGGAAAGAGAGGTTACTATCGTATTGAAGAATCGAATGATCAATACACTTACCTCGATGCTAAATGGGATTATCAAACCAAGACTTACACTGCTACCTTACCAGAGACTGTCAATGGTCAAAAAGTCTTTGCTTGGACAGATTATGACAATGGCGAGTTGAAACTTGAAAAACTAAAGTCTATCAGTCATAAATATGATGGAGGATCTTTCAAAGAACTTTATCCGATTGTAAAAGCAGAAAGCTGGCTAAAATCAAACCAAAACTGGTACTATCAAAAACAAGGTCAATTAGTACAGAATACTTGGGTTAAAGACAAGGGAACTTGGTACTTTATGAATGATAAAGGAGTCATGTTCAATCAAACTTGGCTCTATCAAGGTGGTAACTGGTATGCCTTTAAATCATCAGGAGCTATGATTGCTAGTGATTGGCTTTACGACCAAGGCAAGTGGTACTATTTATCAACTTCAGGAGCTATGAAAGCAAGCGCTTGGGTTTATGACAAGGGAGAATGGTATTATGTAAGTTCTTCTGGTGCCATGCTAGCGAATGATTGGGTCAAAGACAATGGTAAGTGGTATTATCTGTCTTCATCAGGTAAGATGCTTCGCAATACCTACACGCCTGATGGTTACTACGTTGGCAACTCAGGTGCCTGGCAATAA
- a CDS encoding DUF4651 domain-containing protein, which translates to MNGMKAKKMWMAGLALLGIGSLALATKKVADDRKLRKTQEELTAIVRDHFSDMGEIATLYVQVYESSLESLVGGVIFEDGRHYTFVYEHEDLVYEEEVL; encoded by the coding sequence ATGAATGGTATGAAAGCTAAAAAAATGTGGATGGCAGGCTTGGCTCTGCTAGGTATTGGAAGCCTTGCCCTTGCTACGAAAAAAGTTGCAGATGACCGTAAGCTCAGGAAGACTCAGGAAGAGTTGACAGCGATTGTGCGAGACCATTTTTCAGACATGGGGGAAATTGCGACCCTCTATGTTCAAGTCTATGAAAGCAGTCTAGAGAGCTTGGTTGGTGGCGTCATTTTTGAGGATGGCCGTCATTATACCTTTGTCTATGAACATGAAGACCTAGTCTATGAGGAGGAAGTCTTATGA
- a CDS encoding thioredoxin family protein, producing MIQPASLEELASLVEKDGKKVFLFVADWCGDCRYIYPALPEIEETNPEFTFIRVDRDQYMDLAKLWDVYGIPSLVVLEKDKEIGRFVNRDRKSKQQINDFLAGLK from the coding sequence ATGATACAACCAGCAAGTTTAGAAGAATTAGCATCTTTAGTAGAAAAAGATGGCAAGAAGGTTTTTCTTTTTGTGGCGGACTGGTGTGGCGATTGCCGTTATATCTATCCTGCCTTGCCAGAAATTGAGGAGACCAATCCAGAGTTCACCTTTATTCGGGTGGACCGAGACCAGTACATGGATTTAGCCAAACTCTGGGATGTTTACGGAATTCCTAGCCTTGTTGTTCTAGAAAAAGACAAGGAAATTGGTCGTTTTGTTAATCGCGACCGTAAAAGCAAGCAACAAATTAACGACTTTTTAGCAGGACTGAAATAG
- the ytpR gene encoding YtpR family tRNA-binding protein has protein sequence MIFTYNKEYVGDVLMVIVKNSGDAKLDVERKGKVARVFLKDNGETVAWNIFEVSTFFEIAERGQVFLSDEQVARLNQELQAEGFTEEIVNDKEPKFVVGEIVEMVAHPDSDHLNICQVAVASDKTVQIVAGAPNARVGLKTIVALPGAMMPKGNLIFPGELRGEKSFGMMCSPRELALPNAPQKRGIIELSEDQVVGTPFDPAKHWTT, from the coding sequence ATGATTTTTACATATAATAAAGAATATGTCGGTGATGTCCTTATGGTCATCGTGAAAAATAGCGGAGATGCCAAACTGGATGTGGAGCGCAAAGGCAAGGTAGCCCGTGTTTTTCTCAAAGATAATGGGGAAACAGTGGCGTGGAATATTTTCGAAGTTTCAACTTTCTTTGAAATCGCAGAGCGCGGTCAAGTATTTTTATCAGATGAGCAAGTCGCTCGTTTGAACCAAGAATTACAGGCAGAAGGCTTTACAGAAGAAATTGTTAATGACAAGGAACCTAAGTTTGTTGTTGGTGAAATTGTTGAGATGGTAGCCCATCCAGATAGTGACCACCTCAACATCTGCCAAGTTGCAGTCGCAAGTGACAAGACAGTGCAAATCGTTGCAGGGGCTCCCAATGCGCGTGTCGGGTTGAAAACCATTGTGGCTCTTCCTGGAGCTATGATGCCCAAAGGCAATCTTATTTTCCCAGGTGAGCTTCGTGGCGAAAAGAGTTTTGGCATGATGTGTAGCCCTCGTGAACTTGCCTTGCCAAATGCTCCGCAAAAGCGTGGTATTATTGAATTATCAGAAGACCAAGTTGTTGGAACTCCATTTGATCCAGCTAAACACTGGACTACCTAG
- a CDS encoding SDR family NAD(P)-dependent oxidoreductase — protein MTKNVVITGATSGIGEAIARAYLEQGENIVLTGRRTDRLEALKSEFAEAFPNQTVWTFSLDVTDMTMVKTVCSDILETIGQIDILVNNAGLALGLAPYQNYEELDMLTMLDTNVKGLMAVTRCFLPAMVKANQGHIINMGSTAGIYAYAGAAVYSATKAAVKTFSDGLRIDTIATDIKVTTIQPGIVETDFSTVRFHGDKERAASVYQGIEALQAQDIADTVVYVTSQPRRVQITDMTIMANQQATGFMVHKK, from the coding sequence ATGACAAAAAATGTTGTGATTACAGGGGCGACATCAGGAATCGGTGAAGCGATTGCGCGTGCTTATCTGGAGCAGGGTGAGAATATCGTTTTAACAGGTCGACGGACAGATAGACTAGAAGCCCTTAAGTCGGAGTTTGCAGAAGCCTTCCCAAATCAGACAGTTTGGACTTTTTCGCTAGATGTCACAGATATGACCATGGTAAAGACTGTCTGCTCTGATATTCTAGAAACGATAGGTCAGATTGATATTCTGGTCAATAACGCAGGTTTGGCTCTTGGCTTGGCTCCATATCAAAACTATGAAGAGTTGGATATGCTGACCATGTTGGATACCAATGTCAAAGGTTTGATGGCAGTCACTCGCTGTTTCTTGCCAGCAATGGTAAAAGCCAATCAAGGACATATCATCAATATGGGCTCAACCGCAGGAATTTATGCCTATGCGGGTGCAGCAGTTTATTCAGCTACCAAGGCAGCGGTTAAGACCTTTTCAGATGGTCTGCGAATTGATACCATCGCAACGGATATCAAGGTGACGACTATTCAACCGGGAATTGTCGAAACAGATTTTTCTACGGTACGTTTTCATGGTGATAAAGAGAGAGCTGCGTCCGTTTACCAAGGAATAGAAGCCTTGCAAGCTCAGGATATTGCAGACACAGTAGTCTATGTGACCAGTCAACCTCGTCGTGTGCAGATTACAGATATGACCATTATGGCCAATCAACAGGCGACAGGTTTCATGGTTCATAAAAAGTAA
- a CDS encoding single-stranded DNA-binding protein: MYNKVIMIGRLTSTPELHKTNNDKSVARATIAVNRRYKDQNGEREADFVNMVLWGKLAESLASYATKGSLISVDGELRTRRFEKNGQMNYVTEVLVTGFQLLESRAQRAMRENNAGQDLADLVLEEEELPF, from the coding sequence ATGTATAATAAAGTTATCATGATTGGGCGTTTGACGTCTACACCAGAATTGCACAAAACCAACAATGACAAGTCAGTAGCGCGAGCAACTATCGCTGTGAACCGTCGTTACAAAGACCAAAATGGGGAGCGCGAAGCTGACTTTGTCAATATGGTTCTATGGGGCAAACTAGCAGAAAGCTTGGCCAGCTACGCAACTAAAGGTAGTCTTATCTCTGTGGATGGAGAACTTCGTACCCGTCGTTTTGAGAAAAATGGTCAGATGAACTATGTGACTGAAGTCCTTGTGACAGGATTCCAACTCTTGGAAAGTCGTGCTCAACGTGCCATGCGTGAAAATAATGCAGGACAAGATTTGGCGGATTTGGTTTTGGAAGAGGAAGAATTGCCATTTTAA
- the groES gene encoding co-chaperone GroES encodes MLKPLGDRVVLKVEEKEQTVGGFVLAGSAQEKTKTAQVVATGQGVRTLNGDLVAPSVKAGDRVLVEAHAGLDVKDGDEKYIIVGEANILAIIEK; translated from the coding sequence ATGTTGAAACCATTAGGGGACCGTGTGGTCTTAAAAGTAGAAGAAAAAGAACAAACTGTTGGAGGTTTTGTCCTCGCAGGTTCAGCCCAAGAAAAAACCAAAACAGCTCAAGTTGTGGCTACTGGACAAGGTGTTCGTACCTTGAACGGTGACTTGGTTGCTCCAAGTGTTAAAGCTGGAGACCGTGTCTTGGTTGAAGCACACGCAGGTCTTGATGTCAAAGATGGCGATGAAAAGTACATCATCGTAGGCGAAGCTAACATCTTGGCTATCATTGAAAAATAG